The Phaeodactylum tricornutum CCAP 1055/1 PHATR_bd_28x34 genomic scaffold, whole genome shotgun sequence DNA window TTGAGCGTACTCGCTAAACTTTGTGATTTTAAATCCCACAGTAACAGCTCCCCGAAAGCCGAACCGGCGACGTAAATCAAACCGTCTGGATGTAGTACCCCACAAACGTATTTCTCTTCGTGCTCGGGATGAAACACGCTAATCGGGGTTATACCCTGCGTCCTGTCGAATCGACTGATTGTAACGCGGCCGCTTTCTGACGCCGTCAACAAATGCTGCCCGTCGGGATGAATGCGGACGTCAACGATTGGAGTGTTACTCACAGAGAAGGAACCAACATCAGCACCCCCTTCTAATGCAAACAACTCGACCTTTCCCGTTGCGAGTCCAGCCACTACGTAGGCTTCGTTGATATCGACCGACAGCGCTGGTTTAGAACCACTGGATACTGTGTGTAGAACCTTGTCCGCATCCCAATCGTAGACGACAATTTGCTTGTCCTTACCCGTTGTAACTAGAAAGGGCAGCCCAGCTTTGGCACCAGCCATGGCAGTAATCCCTCGACAGGATGACTTGTGCCAGGACTGGAGCGACGAGAGGGCATACGATGCCACGGCTTCAGAAGATGGAGCCTTTGCGGCGGCTGCCTTTTGACTCGCCTTACGCGTTTGTTTCAGAACTTCCCACGATGCTATCATTATTTTCAAGTCTTCGCCTGGTAATTCGTTGGTAAAGGGAACTGTGGCGTCGCCATCGGCCTCCTTCAACACATTGTTTGAAGTGGCTTCCTCGATTTTGCGttttttgttggaattgtcTTCGTCTGGGTCGGGCACGGGTGCCTTGCTGTTCGCACCGGCTTGGTAGTCCTGAAGCGCTTGGCGCGCGGCATCGCGTTCCATCCCCATTCGAGCCACAACTCGGACAGCAGCGTCATTTTGATACAAGGCTTGTGACAGCTCTTGCCGAGTTTCTTCTAAAGCCTTGCGCGTGTCGAAGAGTTCCAAAGCGAGAGAGTCGTATTCCCTCTGCAAGGCTGTCAACAAACCAGGCATCGAAGTAGCCTTGGGGTTGGGTGGGATTATCGAAATCGGCTTGGATTTTTGACTAAAGTGCTGCAATGTAACAAGATCATCTTCGGTGAGAGCGCGACTATTCTCAAAAGGGTCCTTTCCGCCGTTTTCGGAAAGCTTGGCAAGCAGCAATCGTTTGCCACAGACATGTCCCGATGGAGTGACGACAACATCCCCGTCAATTGTTGGCAGAAGCTCTCCTGTAATTTCGCAAGCGAATGACATGCGAAAAACTAAATGAGgaaaggaaggaaggaaggaaggagGGAAGAAAGCTAGCTACCCAGCAAGTAAAGCATATGTTGAATCTGTACTTGTTTGGTGCCCAGTAAACAGCACGCTGATAGACCCACGAGAAAACAACACGGTCTTCCAAGTCACCGTCCATCCAAAACACAAATGAACGGCGGCGACAATTTCCACAGATCGGGATAGCGAATAATAGCCGGGACTGCAGAAAATAGTTTATGATAGTAACAGTGAACTGTGAAAATACTATTGCACGGCTCGAACACTACTCTCTCGTcctttttacagttaacttTTAGTGAGGGTCAACTGCACTTTTCTGCTCAATAGCGGCAGCAAgcaaaacaacgacaacgtGAGCACAactttccaatttcctccaCTTTGATTGGAAGTGGAGTAAGGCGTTGTTGAAAGCCAGGAATCAAGGGAACATATTTGCAGAAGTCTctaacaacaacaacacacaGCAAGAATAGCCCTACAGACCAAGACGTAGGCTCTCCAGCTCTAGCAGAGCAATGTACAACTTTATAAAAATGCACGACATCGGACATCTTGGCTCCAAATACGTTCTTTGTTACCGTTAGTTTTACTTTTTtagattgactgtgagcaagaCCCATTGTTGGACAGTGACTCTATTGATCGACAATATCAAGCAGGTAAAGATGAACTGTAAAGTGTGATATTTTCGTCGGAACACGACGCTGAACCACTGGGGATAAATCTTCCAGTCTACACGATTGCTTTTTATTGTTAAGAGAGTTCATTCAAAAAAATATCGTCAACCAGATGTCGGaaataactgtaaacgctATTGCCTCCTATGTAAAAGATGCTACTGGAGTTTTCAAGCGGGAGCGCAGATGACAAAATGAGAGCTCTAAAATGTTCATAATTGCAATTTCGTGCTCGCGGTTTCGAGGAACCTCTTGTTATTTATTATTTGTTCGTGTAGAAAAATCGACACGCGTGACCCATTTCCGTTCCCGTCCAATGAATATTTCCTCGACCGAAATTTGTGAACAAATGCGTTAGCACAGGTCGACGCAACGCTTGACAGAGGTGCCGCCAAAAACGCAACCCGCCGCTGCATTCATCACGCTGATTCATTCGAAGGACCTCTAGCGTGCTCAAGCACTACCCGGAGTTGTGCGCAAAGGCTGCAATCGACTCAAAGCTGCCTTTCCTCCTCGCCCCTTCCGCCTGAACCTCTTGTGTAAGGGTATTCTAGTAAAAATAATGAGTATGAGCGACAGCGTAAGCGAAGCTTCGTCCGCGACGCCGTTGCAGGTCAAGGATGAATCCATCTCTCCGAGATGGGCAGGTAGCAAGGAAGATGCAGAGACATTTAATCTCATTCACTGGGTTGGGGTGACACGTGACAATACATTAATGGCCTTTTACGGTACGCAGGATTCTAAAATCAGCAAAATTGCGGATCGCTTGTTAAAAAAGGAAGCCAAAACTGGTTGGGATTACTACACGTACGCGGTGCAGTCACAGAAGCGCCTCGTTCACGCGGTCAAGTTCCACATATACGAACGTAGAGCATTTCCTGTTGGCAAGCGCGTCAAGTTACGTGGGCTCGCACACAACACCTTCTTGAACGGAATGGCGGTCCGAATCCTAGAGTACCACCCTGATACAGACAAATATCTCATACGTCCTACAATTCCACTTCCCGAAGAACGAAAACTCTCCAGTACGGGACAGTTGCTCGTCAAGAGTGAACACCTGTTAGCAGAGACAACCTGGGACGATTACATAGTTTGGTCCTTTTGCGCAGTATTCAACGGCAAGAAACTCAAGGAAACCGACATCTGCACTTTTGTCGAGAAGCTCGTcttcctttcggaagaatTCCGCGCTACGGATGCATGGAAGCAGAGTGGCAAGATGAGCTGCCAAACAGAATTTGGACCCATCCTCAAAGCCCAGATAGACCTGTTTTGCGAAATGGGACGGGAGGCATTTCACGACCACAGCTTGGAACTCTCGAACGAAATTGTGGCCCATAATCTCTTCTTGCTCTCAAAGGGCAGCGAATACAAGAGTCCAGCCGAAAAAGCACGTGAGCAATCTCTGAGCGAAGCCACACCGTCAGTTTCGACCGCCAACAGCACCAGCAACTCGTTCTAACCAAGGGGGTCCGGATTGTATAGTCTGAAGATACGCGGGCCTCGCCACTGACAAATATCCACTACATGTCGATAGGTCGCTCGCTAGCTGTTGGAAAAGGGCTATGTAATGTGCCATGGTGTCTCCATTGTGTGCGTTGGAAATCATAGCCAAAGAAGGCACCGAAAATCTTACACAAAGAAAATTAAAAGCAATCTCATGGTTTGGGCTCCACACAGATCTTTTCTAGCACATTTTCCTAGAAGCGTTGATGACAAACCATATTTTCGGGTTTTCGCAAATAACTGTATGTTTTGCAAATAATTGCCACGTGTTTTTTGTTGTTATTGAGTTAAAAGGGGACCGTCTCGTCACTCCTTCGTTGAATGCTGGACCTCTCCTTCTTATTCCACGAAAAAAGCAGTCAGTTGATTACCTTGCAGCTGTCCAGCAGCCTCCTACCCTCTATGTACTCCGCTGTAGCTCCACCTGTCTTCAAATACCAGCGGATAGGTCGGCTCGCCACAGACACCTCCAAGGTCACCTAGTCCCTGTGCGCCCTTTCCTCCGCATCTCATACTGCATTCATCGCCTTTGAGCCTAGTACGAGCACGACCAGCTCTACGCGTACGAGCCTTATGGAGTCGTTGGCTTTGCCTCTCCTCACAATCGCGCCATCAACTGGAAGTTCTTCTGCGATGCCAAGTATTgcctctgggatgtctaacCGTAATGTAAGTAGTATCTAGAATggtagaaaacccctacgtcaagcagTACATatggggttcatatcccttCTAtcggacaagtctataatcttatgttttatgcctttgattgtctATGAAAGAATGCGGAACCCTTTTGGAACCTTAGACGCAATTTTAGCCGTTATTGTTGCActtttctagtttatcagacccagcgttctaagctgaggtagcgggatcaaagaTAGTGTGTTTCTCTCACGGTATATACCCGTCCtgtgtgtctttgagacatttgtctcaaaacaagtgtgtcacaagcagaaatcaagtgtatacatgtttactgcaagttgtgtacatgtcagtggaattggccttattatatgcattcctatgtaattatggcatagtgagaagatacatgggcaaagatttgcagtattccctacttactttgagaaggctcttggttagtatggagacttcagttgcaccaaaactccaaggaatcaattggattcaacggaaagagtcatttggatggaaacacaagggaaacagatgcaaattgacaagacccaattttcataccatgtgtgttacaagagatacttacaattccttgataagtatgcaagaacggattttgcattatatggatactatggtgagcatggaagattcaggtttagttggtgaagttgccaggactgcagtcaagtttggatatgatctgacaaaagggcactagtttgtagaacttaatcttctatcattgttttatgagttctttgatccgtactgcctttgcataggtccttgtatccgctgcctaacccaaggaaagcattgccaacaagtagagttttacagtccctaagccggcctaggtgtattgcaggtcatttgtaataatgcccacaagtcttaccagattctgtttctaacagcgttttgtcccacggtgtacagtggtgtatattgtgacagGATCCATCCCTTACTGACAATGAAACTGAACTTGCCACTGATTTATTAATGCTATCCAGGATCTCCCATATGATCCGTACATTGAGCCCCATTTCAAATTTGACTGGTGAATATCAACACCAACATGTTGCAAATTTTGATATGTTTTTGTCACCTGGCAGTGTTGCTCATTCCACAGCTATTGACAATATACTTTTGTTAAATAAGCACAACATGTTTTGCAACACACATAATGACAAAGCCTTGCGTCCTTGCCTTGGTTGGGTCTCCTCCAACACAGTCAAGAAAACCATTTTGGCCACCACGCACTTTGCTTGCAAAGTCTATAATGCACCTAAGCGTAATCATTCCAAGTACTGTTTTCCAGCACTCAATGTTCATTGCCGCAATGAGGCTGTGGTTACCAATACCATTTGGTTGAATACACCCACTGTTGATAACGGAGCTAAATCTGTGCAACTATTTGTTGGCCAACAACTGCTTGTTACCGACTTTTATCCTATGAAAACTGACAAAGAATCTGCTAATGCTCTTGAGGACAATATTTGTCATTGAGGCGCCATGGATAAACTTATCAGCAACCATGCCAAGGCCAaaatcagcaagaaagtgTCTGACCTTACTTGTGCTTATCACATTGATCAATGGCAGGGTGAGCCCaatcatcagcaccaaaattatgCTGAACTTCAAATTACATCTGTTGAAGCAAACGCAAATAATATTTTAAACAAAACTGGTGTTCCCAATTTTACATGGTTATTGTGTGTTTCCTACATTTGATATTGATTTAATCATTTGGCACATGAGTCTTTACACAATTGGACCCCTGTCACGGtttagtaccatgcgacatgtccaCCAAGAATGTCCATTTGTTAGGTGTTGACA harbors:
- a CDS encoding predicted protein codes for the protein MSFACEITGELLPTIDGDVVVTPSGHVCGKRLLLAKLSENGGKDPFENSRALTEDDLVTLQHFSQKSKPISIIPPNPKATSMPGLLTALQREYDSLALELFDTRKALEETRQELSQALYQNDAAVRVVARMGMERDAARQALQDYQAGANSKAPVPDPDEDNSNKKRKIEEATSNNVLKEADGDATVPFTNELPGEDLKIMIASWEVLKQTRKASQKAAAAKAPSSEAVASYALSSLQSWHKSSCRGITAMAGAKAGLPFLVTTGKDKQIVVYDWDADKVLHTVSSGSKPALSVDINEAYVVAGLATGKVELFALEGGADVGSFSVSNTPIVDVRIHPDGQHLLTASESGRVTISRFDRTQGITPISVFHPEHEEKYVCGVLHPDGLIYVAGSAFGELLLWDLKSQSLASTLKHDANDDPGITRSEENDAVTNLAFSSNGYHIASSYASGKVVVWDLRKLKALATLNTEGDDILGTVHAISFDPSGKYLAFGGPGSVRISTVKEWKITASFDVSLASCLVWGDNWLAVSSEKKREIGFFGIKTDVEIE
- a CDS encoding predicted protein, producing the protein MSMSDSVSEASSATPLQVKDESISPRWAGSKEDAETFNLIHWVGVTRDNTLMAFYGTQDSKISKIADRLLKKEAKTGWDYYTYAVQSQKRLVHAVKFHIYERRAFPVGKRVKLRGLAHNTFLNGMAVRILEYHPDTDKYLIRPTIPLPEERKLSSTGQLLVKSEHLLAETTWDDYIVWSFCAVFNGKKLKETDICTFVEKLVFLSEEFRATDAWKQSGKMSCQTEFGPILKAQIDLFCEMGREAFHDHSLELSNEIVAHNLFLLSKGSEYKSPAEKAREQSLSEATPSVSTANSTSNSF